In Paenibacillus guangzhouensis, a single window of DNA contains:
- a CDS encoding ABC transporter substrate-binding protein, translating to MRKAMKVTVSSIAISVMIAGLLAGCSSSKPSDTVPEKAGSTSPAELGKEQIKLTMMTWEGADFTEEFKKDLKKFEQENPGITVEVLPSPLKDYTYKINELLSINKAPDVFYTGNDTELIFGKKGQLYDWTDKFKQDKDFSNQFYPGIIDNWLVDGKLYGVPGLLNTYGIFYNKKMFKDAGIPEPKNGWTYKEMLDAAKKLAKPGMFGFYDSQNDPFAFSNYSVSSGDAPFADSITDAKKVTVSNKFIDLVNMYREGVAGGYIAPFNQPTDQFAALFKQGKAPMFRGGQWFADDFIRNAEDLDFGYVASPIVDKPVATYDAVGFASPAKVANPEAVYKLIKFVSTQMYEQALVNFPVAPTAYAPSSKPYYNKLKESGHEDVGAAIDYMLKADKQPVRFMETWAAKATPFIDSTFKNVIDGKAPIGDLEKMETGINSVIASAN from the coding sequence ATGAGAAAAGCGATGAAAGTAACGGTTAGTTCTATCGCAATAAGTGTCATGATTGCAGGCTTGCTGGCCGGCTGTAGTTCTTCGAAACCATCTGATACGGTCCCGGAGAAGGCAGGTTCAACTTCCCCGGCAGAATTGGGTAAAGAACAGATCAAATTGACCATGATGACGTGGGAAGGTGCGGATTTCACAGAGGAGTTCAAGAAGGATCTGAAGAAATTCGAGCAGGAGAACCCGGGCATTACGGTCGAGGTTCTTCCATCACCGCTCAAGGACTATACATACAAGATTAATGAATTGCTGTCGATCAATAAAGCACCTGATGTGTTCTACACCGGCAATGATACTGAGCTCATTTTCGGCAAGAAGGGGCAACTGTACGACTGGACGGATAAATTCAAGCAGGATAAAGACTTCTCGAATCAGTTCTATCCAGGCATTATCGACAACTGGCTCGTAGATGGAAAGTTGTACGGCGTTCCGGGGCTACTCAATACGTATGGCATTTTCTATAATAAGAAAATGTTCAAAGATGCGGGAATTCCGGAGCCAAAGAACGGATGGACCTATAAAGAGATGTTGGACGCTGCAAAGAAGCTGGCAAAACCGGGCATGTTCGGATTCTATGACTCTCAGAACGATCCGTTCGCGTTTTCGAACTATTCCGTGTCTTCGGGCGATGCGCCATTTGCTGATTCCATCACCGATGCGAAGAAGGTAACGGTCAGTAACAAGTTTATCGATCTCGTCAATATGTATAGGGAAGGCGTAGCTGGGGGATATATCGCGCCTTTCAATCAGCCGACCGATCAGTTCGCGGCTTTGTTCAAGCAAGGTAAAGCACCGATGTTCCGAGGGGGTCAATGGTTTGCTGACGATTTCATCCGCAATGCCGAAGACTTGGATTTCGGCTATGTCGCCAGCCCGATCGTGGATAAGCCGGTCGCTACCTATGATGCGGTTGGCTTCGCAAGCCCTGCCAAAGTGGCGAACCCGGAAGCAGTCTATAAATTGATTAAATTCGTGAGCACGCAAATGTATGAACAAGCGCTCGTCAATTTCCCTGTCGCTCCGACGGCATACGCACCTTCCTCGAAGCCTTATTATAACAAATTGAAAGAGTCGGGACATGAAGATGTGGGCGCTGCGATCGATTACATGCTCAAAGCTGACAAGCAACCGGTCCGCTTCATGGAGACGTGGGCGGCTAAAGCGACGCCGTTCATTGACTCTACCTTTAAGAACGTGATTGACGGTAAAGCGCCAATTGGAGATTTGGAAAAAATGGAAACAGGGATTAACAGCGTGATTGCCAGCGCTAACTAA
- a CDS encoding reverse transcriptase domain-containing protein, translating into MKAEYRKGCLQRDSVEHEEYAGARSIDTRESRERDGAMDLLERILNRDNLNKAYKRVKSNHGAPGIDGMTVEAALPWLQENRDELLQSIRAGRYKPSPVRRKEIPKPDGSGVRKLGIPTVVDRIIQQAIAQQLQPMFEPLFSNGSYGYRPGRSAQQAIWRVKSYAEQGYDYAVEIDLSKYFDTLNHELLMNLLRKQVTDKRVTDLIKKYLKSGVMENGVRRETEEGSPQGGPLSPLLAQTSI; encoded by the coding sequence ATGAAAGCAGAATACCGAAAGGGCTGCCTGCAAAGGGATAGTGTGGAACACGAAGAGTATGCAGGAGCGCGGAGCATCGATACTCGGGAAAGCAGAGAAAGAGACGGTGCAATGGACTTGCTAGAAAGGATACTAAACAGGGACAACCTGAACAAAGCCTACAAGCGAGTCAAGAGCAACCATGGAGCGCCAGGGATTGACGGAATGACCGTCGAGGCGGCACTTCCGTGGCTGCAAGAAAATAGAGACGAACTACTACAAAGTATCCGGGCTGGGAGATACAAACCGAGCCCGGTACGGCGCAAAGAAATCCCCAAACCGGATGGGAGTGGCGTGCGAAAGCTCGGTATTCCTACGGTGGTGGATCGCATTATCCAGCAAGCCATTGCTCAGCAGTTGCAACCGATGTTCGAACCGCTCTTTTCGAACGGAAGTTATGGTTACCGTCCGGGACGGAGCGCCCAGCAGGCAATTTGGAGAGTGAAAAGCTATGCGGAGCAAGGATATGACTACGCGGTAGAAATTGACCTCTCCAAATACTTCGATACGCTGAACCACGAGCTGTTAATGAACCTTCTACGCAAACAGGTCACGGATAAACGTGTAACGGACCTGATTAAGAAATACTTAAAAAGTGGGGTTATGGAAAACGGAGTACGACGCGAAACGGAAGAAGGATCCCCGCAGGGAGGCCCACTGTCGCCACTTCTAGCACAAACATCTATTTGA
- a CDS encoding GNAT family N-acetyltransferase → MSFNESFQEFPIIETERLILRELQSEDAEDYFNYFSNKEVTMFWGYDCPKDVKTVASTFVRFSNAFKRKEMIVWGISEKGTDKIIGTCILGNFVRGSMANISYNLSREQWKRGFMLEALGAIIPFGFNNLGLHRIQAMVMPENNASISLLEKCNFKNEGLLRAYSFGTLFTDTLIYSLLAEELN, encoded by the coding sequence ATGAGTTTTAATGAGTCATTTCAAGAGTTTCCTATTATCGAAACAGAACGTTTAATATTGCGCGAACTTCAATCCGAGGATGCAGAAGATTACTTTAATTATTTCTCTAACAAGGAAGTAACAATGTTTTGGGGATATGATTGTCCAAAAGATGTAAAGACAGTTGCAAGCACCTTTGTACGCTTTAGTAATGCGTTTAAGAGAAAAGAAATGATTGTCTGGGGAATATCTGAAAAGGGAACTGATAAGATTATCGGTACGTGTATATTAGGTAACTTTGTAAGAGGGTCAATGGCAAATATCAGTTATAACCTATCGCGTGAACAATGGAAAAGAGGCTTCATGTTAGAGGCATTAGGCGCCATAATACCTTTTGGGTTTAATAATTTAGGATTGCATCGTATTCAAGCAATGGTAATGCCCGAAAATAATGCGTCAATAAGTTTATTGGAAAAATGTAATTTTAAGAATGAAGGTCTGTTAAGGGCATACTCTTTTGGCACTTTATTTACCGATACCCTCATATATTCACTCCTAGCTGAGGAGCTCAATTAA
- a CDS encoding glycoside hydrolase family 76 protein encodes MSDHFKTLGKLVIAGMTSLLVVSSASVTNANAFVANEADSVITNFNNQFYDSTSKQFKETNGSNGLINSFWETAEIIELIEDAYDRTHSNTYKQQVIDLYDGVVARWGTNWLSIPGFGDYNDDMIWMTIASLRAYQITGDTKYRTQAKSIFDQVWARAYDTVLGGGLWWNTSKHEKNTCIVAPAGIAAVLLSDALNDSTYLTKASTLYTWLRGTLFNTSTGSVGDNKNLDGTIDYTNYTYNQGTFIGLAHLLYKKTGTTSYYNDALLSANFTKNNMTAPGTDVLRTEEATPDQPGFKGIFARYAARFAVEYNLSDIISWLQNNANTVYNHRNSLGITYHHFPEFLTTSTTSSWGASGGAVLMQVVPPDGLIINLTLNKTASSNGNVSGETPTLGVDGAITNNSKWCGNASGDKWLSVDLGASHTISRWEVQHAGAGGETSAYNTRNFKLQKSTDGTNWIDVDTVTGNTANQTIRQVASFTARYVRLYVTQAEQNGNGAARIYEFEVLGN; translated from the coding sequence ATGAGTGACCATTTCAAAACGCTTGGCAAACTGGTTATTGCGGGTATGACTTCTCTGTTGGTTGTATCGTCAGCTTCAGTTACGAATGCGAATGCATTCGTTGCAAATGAAGCGGATAGCGTCATCACTAATTTCAACAACCAATTTTATGATTCAACTTCCAAACAGTTTAAAGAAACAAATGGTAGTAATGGTCTCATTAATTCCTTTTGGGAAACTGCCGAAATAATTGAACTTATCGAAGATGCTTATGACAGAACGCATAGCAACACTTACAAGCAACAAGTAATAGATCTCTATGATGGTGTTGTGGCCCGTTGGGGAACAAATTGGCTTTCGATTCCTGGTTTTGGCGATTATAATGACGACATGATATGGATGACGATCGCTTCTCTTCGTGCTTATCAAATTACAGGCGATACGAAGTATCGGACGCAAGCGAAGTCGATCTTTGATCAGGTGTGGGCTCGGGCCTATGATACGGTGCTTGGAGGAGGGCTTTGGTGGAACACTTCAAAACATGAAAAGAACACTTGCATAGTTGCGCCTGCCGGAATTGCCGCAGTGCTTCTGTCCGATGCGCTTAACGATAGCACTTATTTAACGAAAGCCTCTACTCTTTACACATGGTTGCGCGGTACGTTGTTTAACACATCCACAGGCAGCGTCGGGGATAACAAGAATTTGGACGGCACTATAGACTATACCAATTATACGTATAATCAGGGAACTTTTATCGGTCTGGCACATCTGCTATATAAGAAAACTGGAACGACATCATACTATAACGATGCATTGTTGTCGGCAAATTTTACAAAGAACAATATGACCGCTCCGGGTACTGATGTGTTGCGTACCGAAGAAGCAACGCCTGACCAGCCGGGATTCAAGGGCATCTTTGCGCGTTACGCCGCAAGATTCGCTGTAGAATACAACCTGAGCGATATAATTAGTTGGCTGCAAAACAATGCAAATACCGTGTATAATCATCGTAATTCCCTAGGTATAACCTACCATCATTTCCCGGAATTTTTGACAACAAGCACGACTTCATCTTGGGGAGCCAGCGGCGGCGCAGTACTTATGCAGGTAGTTCCACCCGACGGACTCATTATTAATTTGACGTTAAATAAAACTGCGAGTTCTAATGGGAACGTTTCCGGTGAGACTCCGACGTTGGGTGTGGATGGCGCGATAACCAACAACTCGAAATGGTGCGGCAACGCTTCTGGAGACAAGTGGCTTAGTGTCGATTTGGGCGCCTCGCATACTATCAGTCGTTGGGAAGTGCAGCATGCCGGAGCAGGAGGTGAGACTTCAGCCTATAATACTCGTAATTTCAAGTTGCAAAAGAGCACGGACGGTACAAATTGGATAGATGTTGATACAGTAACTGGCAACACAGCCAATCAGACAATTCGTCAAGTAGCTTCATTCACGGCTCGGTATGTACGATTATATGTGACGCAAGCGGAACAGAACGGCAACGGAGCAGCCAGAATTTACGAGTTCGAAGTACTTGGAAACTAG
- a CDS encoding MFS transporter translates to MVVFGASGVAGNWYAGKLLGKHLKRTTLLYPIVMAMCYMLLQYAGASLLWLIGIVALWGAVHTSGLIVSQIWLTSEAPEAPEFANSLFVSFSNLGVTIGTAVGGWLIAISGTGEIVLGGILFTALALICITLSSVLRAKSKVPSGMEGKL, encoded by the coding sequence TTGGTCGTCTTTGGCGCCAGCGGTGTGGCAGGCAACTGGTATGCGGGCAAGTTACTCGGCAAGCATCTAAAGAGAACGACGCTGCTTTATCCAATCGTTATGGCGATGTGCTACATGCTTCTTCAATATGCAGGTGCATCGTTACTATGGCTTATCGGCATTGTTGCACTGTGGGGAGCTGTGCATACAAGTGGGCTTATCGTCAGTCAAATCTGGCTTACTTCGGAAGCACCCGAAGCACCGGAGTTTGCAAATAGTCTGTTCGTCTCCTTTTCAAATCTTGGTGTCACAATCGGAACGGCCGTAGGAGGCTGGCTGATCGCTATCTCTGGTACAGGGGAAATCGTATTGGGCGGAATTCTATTTACTGCGCTTGCCTTAATATGTATCACTTTAAGCTCCGTATTGCGAGCGAAGTCGAAAGTACCGTCTGGGATGGAAGGAAAACTATAA
- a CDS encoding serine hydrolase domain-containing protein, which translates to MTSLVSETHSRAHDYMEYQTKLGHFSGSILIAKQGEVILNKGYGMANLEHAVPNTPQTKFRLGSTSKPFTAIAILLLQEQGLLSIHDPIDHFLPDYPNGHKITIHHILTHTSGIPNFTQLPDYAEFKGIQSRPENTVNRFKNLPLEYEPGDQFKYSNSGYVLLAHIVEYISKETFDVFLQKHIFTPLNMLNSGCDNHKTILKNRASGYEIDNHKVVNCEFIDMSIPTGGGSLYSTVEDLYLFDRGLYTDKIINIASVDLMHNPYVTSYQYSASYGYGWFIADDKFGDTNKRRIGHGGGIYGFKSEFNRYVDENVVVIVLSNLSITPKEKIASDLAEIVFTETNHI; encoded by the coding sequence GTGACAAGTTTAGTAAGTGAAACCCATTCTAGGGCACATGACTACATGGAATATCAAACCAAGTTAGGTCATTTTAGCGGCTCTATCCTTATTGCCAAGCAAGGAGAAGTTATACTCAATAAGGGATACGGAATGGCAAATCTTGAACACGCAGTCCCAAATACCCCTCAGACTAAATTCAGACTTGGTTCTACAAGCAAACCCTTTACTGCCATTGCAATTTTACTGTTACAAGAACAAGGACTCCTAAGCATACATGATCCTATTGATCACTTCCTTCCCGACTACCCAAACGGCCACAAAATTACAATACATCACATTTTAACACACACCTCTGGCATACCGAATTTTACACAACTTCCAGATTACGCTGAATTCAAAGGGATACAATCCAGACCAGAAAATACCGTGAATCGCTTCAAAAATCTTCCGTTAGAATATGAACCTGGAGATCAATTTAAATACAGTAACTCTGGATACGTATTGCTGGCACACATCGTCGAATATATTTCAAAAGAAACGTTCGATGTTTTTTTACAAAAACACATTTTTACACCCTTAAATATGCTTAACAGTGGTTGCGATAACCATAAAACTATCCTAAAAAATAGAGCTTCCGGTTATGAGATAGACAACCACAAAGTTGTAAATTGCGAGTTTATTGACATGTCCATCCCAACTGGTGGTGGAAGCCTCTATTCAACCGTTGAGGATCTATATTTATTCGATCGTGGACTATACACGGACAAAATTATTAATATTGCCTCAGTTGATTTGATGCATAACCCCTATGTAACTTCTTATCAGTATAGTGCCTCTTATGGGTATGGTTGGTTTATCGCAGACGATAAATTTGGAGATACCAACAAACGACGTATTGGTCATGGTGGCGGCATATATGGATTTAAATCTGAATTTAACCGTTACGTTGACGAAAATGTTGTCGTCATTGTTCTAAGTAATTTATCGATTACTCCAAAAGAAAAAATCGCTTCCGACTTAGCAGAAATAGTTTTTACTGAAACAAACCACATTTAA
- a CDS encoding IS110 family RNA-guided transposase: MQYVTKFIGLDVSKEKISVAIADPGRELPRYYGTIAHTPGALRKLIKELGPADSLAFCYEAGPTGYETQRWIESMGASCIVIAPSLMPKRPGDHVKTDRRDSEQLARLFRAGELTAIHVPTRDDEALRDLVRSREAAREDAHRARQRILKFLLRHQIHPPESIQRRWTKKYRVWLAALTFQHEAMEVVFTEMLHALEEIEHRIGRLENALLQQATTGAKSSVIQILQSLRGVAHITAITIAAEIGSFERFRSPTQLMAYLGLVPREYSSGQTTRRGSMTKAGNGHLRRTLVESAWSYRHRPAVKGDLAKRLEGLPAEVQLLSWKAQERLHNKYRRLVFGKSKHKNVAIGAVARELVGFIWAVARIAEQGRS; encoded by the coding sequence ATGCAGTATGTCACAAAGTTTATCGGTTTAGATGTATCAAAGGAAAAAATTTCAGTAGCCATTGCAGATCCAGGCCGTGAACTCCCACGTTACTATGGCACTATTGCGCATACCCCTGGCGCTCTTCGAAAATTAATAAAAGAATTAGGGCCCGCGGACTCTCTTGCATTCTGCTACGAGGCAGGCCCTACAGGCTACGAAACGCAGCGTTGGATCGAATCTATGGGTGCGAGCTGCATTGTCATTGCACCCTCTCTCATGCCAAAACGTCCGGGTGACCATGTCAAAACAGATCGTCGGGATTCAGAGCAGCTTGCTCGTCTTTTTCGTGCTGGCGAGTTGACGGCTATTCATGTACCAACACGTGATGACGAAGCGCTGCGGGACCTTGTTCGTTCCCGCGAAGCTGCTAGGGAGGATGCGCATCGTGCTCGTCAACGGATACTTAAATTTCTGTTGCGGCACCAGATTCATCCACCAGAGTCAATTCAACGACGCTGGACAAAGAAGTATCGCGTCTGGCTCGCAGCGCTAACATTCCAGCACGAAGCTATGGAAGTTGTCTTTACGGAAATGCTTCATGCACTCGAAGAGATCGAGCATCGGATCGGTCGATTAGAAAATGCACTTCTCCAACAAGCTACGACAGGCGCGAAGTCCTCCGTAATTCAGATTCTGCAATCACTACGCGGTGTTGCGCATATAACAGCGATTACAATTGCTGCAGAAATCGGATCATTCGAGAGATTTCGTTCGCCTACGCAACTCATGGCTTATTTAGGACTTGTTCCTCGTGAATATTCGTCAGGTCAGACAACACGAAGAGGCTCTATGACTAAAGCAGGGAATGGACATTTGCGACGTACGCTAGTGGAGTCGGCTTGGAGCTACCGGCACCGGCCTGCTGTTAAAGGAGATCTTGCCAAGCGATTGGAAGGACTGCCTGCCGAAGTACAGTTACTGTCATGGAAAGCGCAAGAAAGATTGCACAATAAATACCGTCGACTTGTATTCGGAAAAAGCAAACATAAAAATGTTGCCATCGGCGCCGTTGCGCGAGAATTAGTCGGATTTATTTGGGCTGTTGCTCGAATTGCAGAGCAAGGAAGATCGTGA
- a CDS encoding GNAT family N-acetyltransferase, which yields MILIESKRLVVRQFKPEDWRDLHEYLSQESVLEYEPGTVSNEEECKSIAKERSKDNLFFAVCLKDTNKMIGHIYFSQKEPREFLTWMIGYIFNPSYYGQGYATEACRRILKYGFEELGAHRVIALCNPENIASWRLLERLSMRREGIFMKEVFFKTTGNGQPVWQDTYQYAILKEEL from the coding sequence ATGATATTAATAGAATCAAAAAGGCTAGTAGTGCGCCAGTTTAAACCGGAGGATTGGAGGGATTTGCATGAATATCTATCTCAAGAAAGTGTTCTTGAGTATGAGCCTGGAACGGTAAGTAATGAAGAAGAATGCAAAAGTATAGCGAAGGAACGATCAAAGGATAACCTTTTTTTTGCTGTATGTTTGAAAGATACTAATAAAATGATTGGACATATATATTTTAGTCAGAAAGAGCCGAGAGAATTCCTTACTTGGATGATTGGATATATTTTTAATCCTTCATATTATGGACAAGGATATGCGACAGAGGCTTGCCGAAGGATATTAAAGTACGGCTTTGAAGAATTAGGAGCACATAGGGTGATAGCTTTATGTAACCCTGAAAACATAGCTTCATGGAGACTATTAGAACGTCTATCGATGCGCCGTGAAGGAATTTTCATGAAGGAAGTATTTTTTAAAACAACAGGAAACGGACAGCCTGTCTGGCAGGATACCTATCAATACGCTATCTTGAAAGAAGAATTGTGA
- a CDS encoding group II intron maturase-specific domain-containing protein has protein sequence MNEFDQEMESRGVNVIRYADDIVVLARSKRAAIRILETSRKYLENKLKLTINAQKSKVVSVLAQKHFKFLGYALGKKGSGVYIRPHRQSLAKAKKKLKELTSRSQGRNARQVMENVKVYIRGWIGYFYVADMKRILQSWNEWLRRRMRMYIWKQWKKPRTKVQNLRKLGVAEGQAYQWGNTRLGYWRIAGCAILHRSITNEKLAQAGYYDFPAQYERLRQLHLNG, from the coding sequence TTGAACGAATTTGATCAGGAGATGGAAAGTCGAGGAGTTAACGTCATTCGCTATGCGGATGACATCGTGGTGCTAGCGAGAAGCAAACGAGCAGCGATCCGAATACTGGAAACGAGCCGAAAGTACCTAGAGAACAAACTGAAGCTCACGATAAATGCGCAGAAAAGTAAGGTCGTCAGCGTACTTGCCCAGAAGCACTTTAAATTCCTTGGCTATGCTCTAGGGAAGAAGGGGAGCGGTGTCTATATCCGCCCCCATAGGCAATCTCTAGCAAAGGCGAAGAAGAAACTGAAAGAGCTAACAAGCCGAAGCCAAGGAAGGAATGCTAGACAGGTTATGGAGAACGTAAAGGTCTACATACGCGGATGGATCGGATACTTTTACGTAGCCGATATGAAGCGAATCCTGCAAAGCTGGAATGAATGGCTACGACGACGAATGCGGATGTACATCTGGAAGCAGTGGAAGAAGCCGAGAACGAAGGTACAGAACTTGCGAAAGCTGGGGGTAGCGGAGGGGCAAGCATACCAATGGGGGAATACTCGATTGGGATATTGGCGAATTGCTGGATGCGCGATACTGCATCGCTCTATTACAAATGAAAAGCTCGCACAGGCAGGGTATTATGACTTCCCTGCGCAGTACGAGCGACTACGTCAATTGCACTTAAACGGTTGA